Below is a window of Micromonospora chersina DNA.
CCGTTGGAGAGGGCGAAGACGGACTCGGACTGGGCCAGCACGTCCATGTCGAGCCGGGTCTCCCGGACGTGCCACGGCTCGACCGGGTACGCCCGTTCCCGGATCACGCGTGCGCCCCGGTGAGCAGCTCCGACAGGTCGGTCACCACCACGTCGGCGCCGTGCGCGCGCAGGTCGTCGGCCTGGCCGACCCGGTCGACGCCGACCACGTACCCGAAGCCGCCGGCCTTCCCGGCGGCGACGCCGGCCAGCGCGTCCTCGAAGACGGCCGCGTTCTCCGGCGGCACCCCGAGCAGTTGCGCGCCGGCCAGGAAGGTGTCCGGGTGCGGCTTACCGCGCAGGCCGCGCTCGCGGGCCACCAGCCCGTCCACCCGCGCCTCCAGCAGCGGCTCCAGCCCGGCGGCGGCGACCACGTCACGGCAGTTGGCGCTGGCCGAGACCACCGCCCGGCGCAGCCCGGCCCGGACGGCCTCGTGCAGGTAGCGCACCGAGCCCTCGTAGACCTCGACACCGTCGGTGTGGATCCGCTTGAGCAGGATGACGTTCTTCCGGTTGCCCACCCCGTTGACGGTCTCCGCCTCGGGCGGGTCGTCCGGCGAACCCTCGGGCAGGGTGATCCCGCGCGAGGCCAGGAACGAGCGCACTCCGTCGGCGCGCGGTTTTCCGTCCACGTACCGGTTGTAGTCGGGACCGGGGTCGAACGGGCGGAACGGCTCGCCGGTGGTCGCCGCCCGCGCCCGCAGGAACGCGTTGAAGGTCTCGGTCCAGGCGGCGTTGTGCACCTTGGCGGTCTGCGTCAGCACACCGTCCAGATCGAAGAGACAGGCGGTCACGTGAGCGGGTAGGCCCAGCATTGCCTGAATCTATCCAGCACACCGGCCGGACAAACCCGATTCGGACGTCAGCGGTTCGGGCGGAGCGTCCAGACGACGGTGAGCGCCGAGGTCACGGTGCCGTCCTCGGTGCCGATCTCCACCTCGACCGGGAACTCCGGCCGCTGCCCGGCGTCCAGTTCGGCGATCACCTCGGCCGGGGTGCGCCCGAGCCGCGCGGTGGCCAGGACCGGCCCGAGGGCGACCTTCTGGTAGCGGATGGTGGCGGTCACGGCCAGCGGTACGGCCCGGTCGAGCACCGGCCCGAACGCGGCGAGCACCACCGCCCCGGAGGCGGTCTCCCCGAGGGTGAACATGGCGCCGGCGTGCGGGCCGCCGACGTGGTTGTGGTGCTCGGGGGCGTCGGGGAGCCGGACCACGGCCCGGACGCCGCCCTCGGCCTCGGGGGCGACCTCGACGAATTCGATACCGAGCGTGCGGGCGAACGGCACGGCCTCCAGCAGACCGGCCGCGACCTGGCGAGAGTCGATGGACATGCCCAGACGCTACTCGTCAGTAACTTTCCCGGCAAGGGCGCGCTCGGCATCGCTGCGCAGCAGGCAGAACTCGTTGCCCTCGGGGTCGGCCAGCACGACCCAGCCACTGCCGTCCGGCTCCCGCCGGTCGGCGACGACGGTGGCGCCCAGGGCCAGGACCCGCTCGACCTCCCGGTCGCGCGGTACGTCCGGTTCCAGGCAGATGTGCACGCGGTTCTTCACGGTCTTCGGCTCGGGCACGCGCTGGAAGTAGACCCGTGGGCCGCCGGGCGGCTCGATGACGAGTTCCTCGTCGCCGGGCTGGAACTCCGGATCGACCGGGCAGTCGAACACCCCGCTCCAGAAGCGCGCCAGCCCGTACGGGTCGGCGCAGTCGAACGCGACGTTGCGGATCACGGTCCCCATCCCCGGCCCCGCTCAGTGGCGCTTCGCGTGGGCGACGAAGGACGCCCAGCTCGCCGGGGTGAAGGTGAGCGCCGGCCCGTGCCGGTCCTTGCTGTCCCGCACGGCCACCACGCCGGGCAGGTTGTCGGCCACCTCCACGCAGTCGCCCTGGTTGCCGCTGCTGCGGGTGCTCTTGCGCCAGATCGCGCCGGTCAGGTCCATTGCTCTGCCGCCTCCGAGATCGCCGCCAGGGTGGCCCCGTGCGGCATGGCCTCCGCCCGCACGGACTCCCAGATCTGCCGCAGGGAGTTTACGTCCACCGTCCGCTCGACGATGGTGCCCTGCAACTGGTTATCCAGGTAGCCCACGTCGTCGCCGTCCGGCGGGGTGGCGAGCACGAACGCCCCGTTCAGCCCCGGGTAGGCGCCGGTGCCGCGCGGGACCACGTGGAGGTGGACGCGAGGGCGGCGGCCCACGTCGGCCAGGTGCCGCAACTGCTCCCGCATGACCTCGGGGCCGCCGACCGGCCGCTCCAGCACGGTGTAGTCGAGCACCGCCACAAACTGCGGCGGCCCGGGCCGGTTCAGCACCGCCTGCCGGGCCAGCCGCGCGGCGAGCGGTTGCTCGATCTCCTCACCGGCGAGCTGCGCCGCCCCTTCGTAAAGCGCCCGGGCGTACGCCTCCGTCTGGAGCAGCCCGGGCACCACCAGCGGCTGGAAGCTGCGCAACGTGGTCGCCTCCTGCTCGATGGACACCCACTCGCGGAACCAGGGCATGAGGCTCTCCCGGACCAGGGCGTCCCGGATGCGGACCAGCAGGCCGCCGGCCATCAGTGCCTCGTCGCAGCGCTGGGCGAACTCCTCCCGGGGCGGGCGCCGGCACTGCTCGACGGCGGCCACCAGCGAGGCCGAGTAGTTGACCCGCTCACCCAGCGCCTCCTGGGACAGCCCGGCGTCCCCGCGCAGCCGACGCAGCTCCCCGGCGAACAGCTCCAGCATCGGCATCCGGCTCATCTGCACACCTCTGCACACCTCTGCACATCGGGGAACGACCGGCCGGACGGCCGGGCTGGTGGGGGCGGAACGGCTTCCGACCCTAACGCCCGGGTGACCAGACTGTCACCCAGCGGAGTCGCCCGTTCCCGTCGAGGAGCGACTCCCGGGCCCGCCCCCTTCCCCCGATCCGGGGCGGGCCCACCCCCAAACGAAGCGAGGCGCACATGCACCCGTCACGGCGACCGGACACCGGTAGGGCCCCGGAAGGGCCCTCCGGCACGGGGATCCCGAACGAGACGACCACAGGGGACGGGCCCGCGGTGGAGCGGCCGAGGGCGTACCCGTCGCACGCACCGCCGCACACGCCGCTGCGGCCCGTGTGGTGCTGCCGGGCCTGTGGGCAGCCGTGGCCGTGCGCGCAGGCGCGCCTGCTGCTCAAGGCCGAGTACGCGGACGACCAGATCGGCCTGTCGCTCTACCTGTGCGGGCTGCTCCACGAGGCCGCCCGGGACCTCTACCGACTGAACCCGGACGACGGGCCGGCCCCCGCCGACCTCTTCCGCCGGTTCGTGGCCTGGGGCCCCTACCGCCGGCCGGCCGTGGACCCGCCGTAGCGGTCCCGACCTGAGGAGTGCGTGACACAGCGTGGCCCGGCATGGGCAACCAGCACGGAAGGCCCGTCGGCTACGCCACGATCCTCAGCGCCAGCCCACGTCGATCCGGTCGCCGCGCTCGTCGAAGAAGTGCAGCGCGTCCATCCGCACCTGGACCGCGAGCGGGTGCCCCGCCGACACCGCCGGGTACGGGGCCAGCCGCACGGCCAGTTCGGCCGGGCGGCGGTGGTGCCGGCCCGGGTCGGGAAGCACGCTGGTCCGGCTCCCGCCGCCGCTCGGGGCTGCGGAGACCGGTGCGTCCGCCGCCCGCCCGGCGAGGCGCTGCATCACCTGGCCGAACCGGCGCAGGCCGCGCTGGCCGGAGGCGGCGTTCTCCGCGGGGGTGCCCATCTCGTCCACCACGATGGCCGTGGCGCCGATGTCGAGGAAGGCCAGCGACTCGTGGCCGTGGTGCTCCAGGTAGCGGATCCGGCCGTGCAGCACGTCGCCGGCGGTGTCTGGAGCGACCGGGGTGAGCGCCTCGGCCCGCATGCCGACCACGATCCGCTCGCCGTGGTAGTGCGCCACGGCCCGGCTGCGGATGTCGTCCCAGGGCAGGTAGAGCGCCTGCTCGCCGAGGTTCAGCGCCACGTACCGGTCGAGGTGGACGTAGACCGACGCCTCCAGCAGGTTCATGCGCGGGCTGCCGAGGAACGCGGCGACGTAGAGGGTGGCAGGGCGGCCGTACACCTGGGTGGGGTTGCCCACGTCCTGGAGCACGCCCTTGCGCATGATGGCGACCCGGTCGGCCATGGTCAGCGCCTCGGCCTGGTCGTGCGTGACGTAGATGGTGGTGACGCCCAGCTCGCGGGTCAGCCCGGAGATCTCGGCGCGCAACTCGGCGCGGAGGCCGCTGTCCAGGTTGGAGAGCGGCTCGTCCATGAGGAACAGCCCGGGCCGGCGCACTATCGCCCGCCCCATGGCCACCCGCTGCCGCTGGCCGCCGGAGAGCTGGCTGGGCTTGCGTCCCAGCACGTCACCGATGCCCAGCGCGCTGGCCACGTCCTGGATCCGCTCGCCGCGCGGCCCGGGCTCGACGCCGGAGAGCCGGAGTGGGAAGCCGATGTTGTCGCCCACTGTCATGTGTGGGTAGAGGGCGAAGTCCTGGAAGACCATAGCGATCTTCCGGTCCCGGGGCGGCAGGTCGTTGGCCACCTCGCCGCCGAGCATCACCGCGCCCGAGGTGGGATCCTCCAGCCCGGCGACCATCCGCAGCACGGTGGACTTGCCGCAGCCCGAGGGGCCGAGCAGCACCATGAACTCGCCGTCGTTGACATCCAGATTGATGGTGTCGACCGCGACTGTTCCGTCCTGGAACACCTTGGTGACATCCTTGAGCGCGACGGTCGTCACCGTCACCTCCCCAGCTCTCGGCCGAACCCGGGAATGACTGTGACCAGGATCATGGGATCCGCACATCGGGTAAACGTGCGATGTTCAGATCGTGAAAGACCTATTACGCGGGATAGGCGGTCTTCCATAGGTAAGGTGACCGTCGAGTAACTATCCGGCCGGCTCGTTCAGGAACACCCGGCGGACCACCCGCTCGGCGGCGTGCCCGTCGTCCAGCGCGCAGAACCGCTTGCGGAACCGTTGCCGGGCCTGCTCAGCTTCCGTCCCCCGCACCGCGCCGCTGCGAAAGACGTCGAGCAGCCCGGGAAAGTCGACGGCGACGGCGCCGGGCGGCTCGGCGAGCAGGTCGAAGTAGACGCCCCGGGCCACCCGGTACGCGTCCCAGTCCGGCGCGTAGACCACTATCGGCCGGTCCAGCACCGCGTAGTCGAACATCGCCGAGGAATAGTCGGTGACCAGCACGTCCGCGACGAGGTACAGGTCCTCCACCCGCTCGTACGTGCTCACGTCCAGCACCGTGCCGTCGGACGCGCCGCGGAGTTGCCGTTCCCGGTCGTGGAAGTAGTGGCTGCGCATCAGCAGCCGCCCCGACGGGCCGAGCACGTCGCGCATCCGGTCCGGGTCGAACGGGGGCCGCCAGCCGGGCAGGTGCTCCCGGTGGGTCGGCGCGTAGAGCACCACGTACTCCTCGGGGCCGATGCCAAGGTCGGCGCGGGCCTTGCGGCAATCCTCGGCGGTGGCCAGCGCCAGCCGGTCGTTGCGCGGATAGCCGACCTCCAGGGTGGTGTAGTCGGCCGGGTAGGCCCGCTCCCACATCTGCGTGGAGAAGCTGTTCGCGCTGACGCTGTAGTCCCAGCGGTCCATGCGGTCCAGCAGCTTCGTGAAGTCCATCCCCACGGCGCCGACCGGATAGCGCTGCTGGTCCAGGCCCATCACCTTGACCGGGGTGCCGTGGTGGGTCTGCACGTGCACCGAACCGGGTCGCTTGCGGACGAAGTCCGGGAAGTTGACGTTGTTGATCAGCCAGCGGGCCCGGGCCAGCACCCGGTAGTAGTCCCGGGTGCCGGCGACGACGTACTCCACGCCCGGCGGCAGGACGTCCACCCGGTCCCGGCGGACGATCCAGACGCCGCGCACCTGCGGGGCGAGCCGGCGGGCGGCCGCGTAGATGGCGGCCGGGTTGCAGGCGTAGCCCCGGTACCAGTACGCCGCGTAGACGGCGAGCGTCGGGTCGAGCGGGCGGTGCAACTCGGCCAGGTAGTACTCGCGCAGCGCCGCGTCCCGGGCCTTGCGGGCGGTACGCCGGGCCACCGGCAGCACCCGCCGCCGGACCTTCCGGGCTGTCTGCCGGGCCTGCTCCTCCGCCTGGTGGGCGGCGCGGAGCGCGCTGAACGTCCGCCACCGCCCGGCCGCCACCAGCCGGTGCTTCACCCCCTCCAGGCCGGGTGGGACCGGATAGCCCCCGGGCGGCAGGAAGCGGACGTAGTCGGCGTGGATCTGGGCGAAGAACGGCGGCCGCAGGTCGGCGTCGAGCCGCTCGCCGTTGCCCAGCACGGTCAGGTAGTGCCAGATCATCCGCTCGAAGACGGCCGGGCGCAGGTCCGCCACCGCCGGCCCCCAGCGGTCCATCAGCCGGAACACGCGGTGCCACTGCGCGAATACCTCGAAGTGCCGGTCGCCCCGGGTCCGGGTGATCGCCCCGGTGCGGCGCTGCCGGTAGTTCAGGCACACCCGGTCCAGCACGCCGATCCGCTCGGCGGCCATCAGCGCCGGGTAGCTGAACGAGACGTCCTCGTACCAGCCCGGCTCGAAGCGCAGCCCCTGCTCGACCAGGAACTCCCGGCGGACCAGCCGGTTCCAGGCGGTGTGCAGCAGCCGCAGGGTCTCCGGCCGGTCCCGCAGCCCGAACGTCGCCTCGCCGGGCGGCTCGGGGAACACGTCCCGCATGGCGCTACGGGTGGCGGAGTTGTTCCAGTGCGCGCGGACGTGGTCGACGACCAGCACGTCCGGGCGGGTGGCGCGGAGCCGGTCGGCCACGTGCGGCAGGCAGCCGGCGACCAGCCAGTCGTCCCCGTCGACGAACCAGACGTACTCGCCGGCGGCCCGGTCCAGCCCGATGTTGCGGGCCGGACCGAGCCCGACGTTCTCCACGAGCCGCACCGGGTGGACCCGGGGGTCACGGGCCGCGTACTCGTCCAGGATCTCGCCGCTGCCGTCCGGGGAAGCGTCGTCGATCCCGATCACCTCGATGTCGTCGAACGGCTGGTCGAGGATCGAGTCGAGACACTCCCGCAGGTAGCCCTGCACCTTGAAGGCCGGTACGACGAAGCTGATCAGGGTCATCCCGGCCGGCCCTCCGTCAGCCCGGCGAGCGGTCACCCCCACGGACGCGGGCCGGCAGGACCACCCAGGCGAGGACCACGCTCGCGACAAAAACCACGAGAAGGTACGTACCGAGTGTAGCCAGAGCGATGCTCGCAATTCCGGCGATTGAGCCGATGGTCAGCAACGCGGAGCGACCCTCCCAGCCGAGCGTGGCGGCGTGCAGCGGCGGGGCAGCCTGCCGCTTCTCCAGCCGGGCGGTCAGGTCGTAGTGGTGCAGGGTCAGCACGAAGACGTACCCGAAGATCAGCCACGGCGACACCCGCCCGGCCACCCCGACGGCGATGGCGAAGAGGTACTCCCCCGCCCGCAGCGCGGCCGGGACCAGCCAGTCCAGCGGCCCGTCGTGCGCCGTCCGCGCGCCGTGCGCCCCGCTCAGCAGGACGACGAACGCGAACGCCACCGCCCAGCCGGGCAGGTCGCGCCCGTCGTGGACGGCCAGCAGCGCCCACAGCAGCAGGCCCGCCGCGCCGAGCGCGCCGACCACCGCGAGCACCAGCGGCTGCCGCACCGCCGGCAGCCTCCCGGGCGCCGGCAGCGTACGGGCCAGCGGCCCGTCGTCGCGGTGCAGGCCGGTGTCGACCGTGGTCAGCACCGGCACCCGCATCCAGCGCGCCCGCAGGGTGCGCAGCGCTCCGGTGTACGCGAACGCCAGCACCCCCCACACCAGCACGGCGCAGAGCGCCACCAGCGGCCCGAACAGCGCGGCGGCCACCGCCATGAGCGCCCAGCGCTCACCGATCGGGAAGACCACGGTCCGCTTCAGCCAGTAGGAGACCGAGCCGGTGTCCGCCTGGACCTTGGTCGAGGCGGCGTTCAACTTCCCGCCGATGCCGCCCGCGTCCCCGGTGGCCGCCCGGGGGCGCCGCGCCGCCTCGTCGTGCAGCACCCCGTACCAGGTGTCGGTCATGTGCCGCACGGTCTGGAGGGTCATGGCGGCGATGGCGAGCGCCCAGCCGTAGCGGAATCCGGCGTGCGTGGCGCCGTAGCCGAGACCGGCGTAGACGACGTACTCCTTGGCCCGGTCGGCCATGGTGTCCAGCCAGCCGCCCCAGGCGCTGAAGTGCCGGGTGTAGCGGGCCAACTGGCCGTCCACGCAGTCGAGCACGAAGCCCAGGTAGAGCAGCAGCCCACCGGCCACCAGCGCGAGCCGCCCGCCCACGCCGAAGAGCACCGCCGCGGCCACCGCGAAGGCCACCGAGATCATGGTGACCGCGGTCGGGCCCAGGCCGATCCGGGCGGCCGCCTTCGTCACGTACGGGGACCAGGTGCTGACGAAGAACGTGGTGAAGAAGTCGTCCCGCTCCTTCACCGACAGCTTCAGTTCGGCCTTGTCCTCGTTCACGGCGGCCACGGCGGCCTGCGCCGCGGCCAGTTCCGCCGGGTCGCCGACCCGGTGCGCCACGAGCAGGCGTACCCGGTGGGCGAAGGTCAGCGTGCCGCATCCGGCCAGGTCGGCGAAGAGGCGGTCGACGCCGCCCCCGGCCGCGGTCCGGGCGGCGGCGGCGAGGGCCGGCAGGTCCGCGGGGCCGACCCGCAGCGCGCCGCCGAACACGCCGGTCGCGCCCGCCGGTTCGTCCACCGCGACCACCTGGCCGCGCTCCTCGCGGACCGTGGCCTGCCCGGCGGCCGGCGGATCGGTGAGCACCAGGGCCACCGTCGGCCCCACCGGGCTGGTCGCCAGATGCTTGAGTACGGCGGTGTGCGCCACCAGGTCGGCCCCGCTGACCAGCACCGGCCCGGTGGCGGCGGCCACCAGGTCGGCCAGCTCGGACAGGTCGGCGGCCACCCGCACCTCGTCCGCCCCGGCCCGCCGCCACTGCCCGGCGATCCGGTCGACGAGGCGCTCCCCGCCGTCCGTGGTGAGGCCCGCCGCCGGCCCGGCGGCGAGCACGATCGCGAGCGTCACCGCTGCGTCGCGCTGGCGTACGCGTGCAGCGCCTCGTCGATCGTGCCGTCGACGGTCAGCCGCCCGGCGTCGAGGTAGAGCCCCCGACGACAGAACCGGGTGAGGTCCTTTTCGTTGTGTGACACCAGCACCAGCGTGCGCCCTTCCGCGAGAAGTCGCTCGATGGTCGCATAGCACTTCGCGCGGAACTCCGCATCCCCGACCGCGGTCACCTCGTCCACCAGCAGCACGGGGTGCGGCAGGTGGGCGATCACCGCGAAACCCAGCCGGACCTTCATCCCCGACGAGTAGTGCCGGACCGAGGTGTCGATGGCCCGTTCCACCTGCTCACCGGCGAACGAGACGATCTCGTCGAAGTGCCGGCGCAGGTATCCCGTCGACAGCCCGTGCAGCCCGCCCACCAGGTAGAGGTTCTCCCGCCCGGTCAGGTCCCCGGAGAAGCCGGCGGAGAGTTCCAGCAGCGGGGCCACCCGGCCGTGGACCCGGATCGCGCCCTCGTCGGGGATGAGCACGCCGGCGATCAACCGCAGCAGGGTGCTCTTGCCCGTGCCGTTGCGCCCGACCACGCCGACCGTCTCGCCCGGCTCGATCCGGAACGAGACGTCCCGCAGCGGCCAGAACCGGCCGGCGTCCGGGTCCCGGGAGCCCCGGTGGATGAGCAGTTCGCGCAGCCGGAGCTGGCGGCGGCGGTTGCGGACGAACCGGATGCCGAGCCCGTCCGCCTCGATGATGGCCGCCATTCACAGTTCCTTGAGCACGGCCGGTTCGAGGCGGCGGAACGACCACCAGCCCAGCGCGAACACCAGCAGGCTGCCCACCACGGTGACGGTGAGCAGCCGGGCGTCCGGGAACTCGTCCGGATACCAGATCGCGTGGTGCAGCTGGAAGATCCCGACCAGCGGGTTCAGCTCGTACGCGACCTTCAGCCAGCCCGGCATGCCCGAGCCCCGGACCAGGTCCAGCGGGTAGATGATCGGGGTGGCGTAGAAGAGCACCCGGATGATCAGCCGCATGAAGCGCTCGATGTCGCGCATCAGCACGTTGCCCGCCGACAGCAGCAGCGCCAGCCCCACCAGCAGGACGAACTGCACCGACACGGCCAGGGGCAACGCGAGCAGCGTCCAGCCGAGGTGGATCCGGCCGTGGGCGGCGTAGAGGGCCGCGATGGCGACCAGGATGGGCAGGCCGGCGGCGTACTCGGCGAACCGGCCGGTGACCCGGCCGATCGGGAAGACCTGCCGGGGCAGGTTCATCGTGGTGATCAGCCGGGCCTGCCCGGTCAGCGCGTTGGCCGCCTCGGTCAGCGCCGAACTGGCCCACATCCAGGCGAAGATCCCGGTGATCAGGAAGAGCGGGTACGACCCGGCCGCGTCACCGAGGTGCCGCCGGGTGGCGCCGGAGTAGAGCACGCCGAAGACGAACCAGTAGATCAGGCCCATGCCGAGCGGCTCGATCAGCGACCAGAGGTAGCCCAGCACGGACTGCTGGTACTTCACCGCGAGATCGCGCCGGACCAGGATGCGCAGCGAGGTGCGGGCGGACCAGAGCGCGGCGACGCCGGACGTCACCGTCCCATCCTCGCCCCGACCGCCCCGGCCCGCCGTACGGACGCGCGCGGTCACCCCTTCGGGTTCAGCACTCGATCACGTTGACGGCGAGGCCGCCCCGCGCCGTCTCCTTGTACTTGATCTTCATGTCGGCGCCGGTCTCCCGCATGGTCTTGATGACCTTGTCCAGCGACACGGCGTGCACCCCGTCGCCGCGCAGCGCCAGCCGGGCCGCGGTGATCGCCTTGATGCTGGCCACGGCGTTCCGCTCGATGCACGGGATCTGCACCAGGCCGCCGACCGGGTCGCAGGTGAGCCCCAGGTTGTGCTCCATGCCGATCTCGGCCGCGTTCTCCACCTGCTCGGGCGTGCCGCCCAGCGCCTCGGCCAGCCCGGCCGCCGCCATCGAGCAGGCCGAGCCGACCTCGCCCTGGCAGCCGACCTCGGCCCCGGAGATCGAGGCGTTCTCCTTGAACAGCACCCCGATGGCGCCGGCCGCCAGGAGGAAGCGGATCACGCCCTCCTCGGAGGCGCCCGGCACGAACCGCGTGTAGTAGTGCAGGACGGCCGGGATGATCCCGGCGGCGCCGTTGGTCGGCGCGGTGACCACCCGGCCGCCGGCCGCGTTCTCCTCGTTGACCGCGAGCGCGAAGAGGGTGACCCAGTCCATGGCGTGCAGCGGGTCGTTGGCGTCGCCCTCCGCCTCCAGGCTGCGGCGCAGCTCGGCGGCCCGGCGGCGCACCTTCAGGCCGCCCGGCAGCACGCCGTCCCGGGCGCAGCCGTTCTCGACGCACTCCCGCATGACCCGCCAGATCTCCAGCAGCCCGGCCCGGACGTCCGCCTCGCTGCGCCAGGACAGCTCGTTGGCGAGCATCACCTCGCTGATCGACAGGCCGGTGTCGGTGGTGACCCTGAGCAGCTCCGCCCCGGTGAGGAACGGGTGGCGGACGCGGGTGCTGTCCGGCTTGATCCGGTCCGCCCCGGCGGCTGCCTCATCGACAACGAACCCGCCGCCGACGGAGTAGTAGGTCCGCTCCCGGACCTGCTCCCCGGCCGCGTCGAAGGCCGCGAAGGTCATCCCGTTCGGGTGGTACGGCAGCGAGCGGCGGCGGTGCAGCACCAGGTCCCGGTCCGGGTCGAAGTCGATCTCCTGGCTGCCGAGCAGGCTGAGCCGCCGCTGCACGCGGATCCGCTCGACCCGCGGCCCGACCGAATCGGTGTCGACAGTCTCCGGGGACTCCCCCTCCAGCCCGAGCAGCACGGCGCGGTCGCTGCCGTGGCCGTGGCCGGTGGCGCCCAGCGAGCCGAACAGCTCGGCCTGCACCCGCGTGACGTCGGCGAGCTGGCCGTCGGCCTTGAGCCCGGCCACGAACGTGCGCGCGGCGCGCATCGGCCCGACGGTGTGCGAGCTGGACGGCCCGATACCGACGCTGAAGAGGTCGAAAACACTGATCATGGCTGCACTTCCTCGCCGTCGTCCCCGTCGTGCGGGTCCGGCCCGGTGTGTGCCGCTCCCCGGTGCGAGGGGCGGCGGGCGGCACCCGGGGTGTGGGCGCCCGACCGGCGAGCCTACCCTCCGCGCCCGCCGTCAACCCACCGTCACCGGCTGACCGGCCGGTGAATCGGTAATGGCCGGCCGGGGTAAAGCACCTACGGGTTCCCGCGTCACCGATCCTCCTCGGGGCCGAGGGCGGGACCCGCTCCCGTTCCTACCGTGGAATCAGCGCGGCGGATCGCCGCAGAAGTGGGAGTTCGACGATGAGTCGCAAACTGGTCCGGCCCCGCCAGGGGCGCGTGTTCGCCGGTGTCTGCGCCGGCCTGGCCCAGCGGTTCGGCATGTCGGCCGGCATGGTCCGGCTGCTGTTCCTGCTGTCGCTGCTGCTGCCCGGCACCCAGGTGATCATCTACCTGATCCTCTGGGTCCTGATGCCGAACGAGGACCGCTGGCTCGCCACCGGCCGCTGACCCGCGGCGCCCGCCCCGGGGAGCACCGGGGCGGGCGCCGGCGGCGTCAGGACGCCGTGTAGGTGACCGTCACCTTCTGGTAGCCGAGGGAGCGGAGCAGCCCCTCCAGCATCTTGCGGGTGTTCTCCTCGGCCCGGGCGGTGAGCCCGCTGTCCCGGGCCGCCGCGGAGATCCGGTCCTCGGCGAGCTGGTAGACCTGCTGCTGCCGGTTGGGGTCGCCGCCGACCAGGTCGTTCAGCCGGTTGATGAGGCCGCGCTGTTCGGCGAAGACGTAGCTCTTGTCCATGTCCAGGTCGGTCTCACCGAGCTGCGGCGCGGGCAGCTTGATCTCCACGGACTTGCCGTCGTCGGAGACCACCACCGCCCCGTCGCCGATCTTGGCGAAATCGACGTACGCCTCGATCCGGCCCGCCCCGACGAAGAGCGTGCGCTCGTTGAGCAGGAAGTCGGGCACGTTGCGCCGGTCCTTCTGCACGTCGACCACCACCTGGAAGTTGCCCTCGGCGGCCACGTAGCGGCTCAGGTCGCGGATCGACTTGAGCAGCGGCGGCTGGCTGCGGTCGGTCTGCTCCTTGGCGAACGGGTTGCGGAAGTCCGGGAGCAGGCCGGTCGCCTGCACGCCGAGCAGCACCACCACGGCCAGCGCGGCCGCACCGAGCACCCAGAGCAGGCCCCGTGCCGGGGCGCCGGGCGACCCCGGGCCACCACGGCCGGGCTCGGGTGGGACGTCCGACCGGGCCCGGAGAGCCTCACCGGTCGGATATTCCGGGAACTCCCTGGTGGGCTGGTTGATGTCACCGTCGCGGGCCATCGCCCCTCACCGTCCTCCGCAGACACATCGACTGAGAATGACGGTACGGCCACCGTGCGACACTCGCTCGCCGAGCGACCCGATCGGGTGAATCCGCAGGTCAGGCGAAGGCGGAGAGCCCGGTCAGCCGCTGGCCGATGACCAGCTGGTGGATCTCCGAGGTGCCCTCGTAGGTCAGCACGCTCTCCAGGTTGTTGGCGTGCCGCATCACCGGGTACTCGCCCGAGACGCCGTTCGCGCCGAGGATGGTCCGGCACTCCCGGGCGATGGCGATGGCCTCCCGGACGTTGTTCAGCTTGCCCACGCTCACCTGGTCCGGGCGCAGCTTCCCGGCGTCGGCGAGACGGCCCAGGTGCAGCGC
It encodes the following:
- a CDS encoding beta-phosphoglucomutase family hydrolase codes for the protein MLGLPAHVTACLFDLDGVLTQTAKVHNAAWTETFNAFLRARAATTGEPFRPFDPGPDYNRYVDGKPRADGVRSFLASRGITLPEGSPDDPPEAETVNGVGNRKNVILLKRIHTDGVEVYEGSVRYLHEAVRAGLRRAVVSASANCRDVVAAAGLEPLLEARVDGLVARERGLRGKPHPDTFLAGAQLLGVPPENAAVFEDALAGVAAGKAGGFGYVVGVDRVGQADDLRAHGADVVVTDLSELLTGAHA
- a CDS encoding DUF4442 domain-containing protein, with product MSIDSRQVAAGLLEAVPFARTLGIEFVEVAPEAEGGVRAVVRLPDAPEHHNHVGGPHAGAMFTLGETASGAVVLAAFGPVLDRAVPLAVTATIRYQKVALGPVLATARLGRTPAEVIAELDAGQRPEFPVEVEIGTEDGTVTSALTVVWTLRPNR
- a CDS encoding VOC family protein, with the translated sequence MGTVIRNVAFDCADPYGLARFWSGVFDCPVDPEFQPGDEELVIEPPGGPRVYFQRVPEPKTVKNRVHICLEPDVPRDREVERVLALGATVVADRREPDGSGWVVLADPEGNEFCLLRSDAERALAGKVTDE
- a CDS encoding DUF397 domain-containing protein, which encodes MDLTGAIWRKSTRSSGNQGDCVEVADNLPGVVAVRDSKDRHGPALTFTPASWASFVAHAKRH
- a CDS encoding helix-turn-helix domain-containing protein, with the protein product MSRMPMLELFAGELRRLRGDAGLSQEALGERVNYSASLVAAVEQCRRPPREEFAQRCDEALMAGGLLVRIRDALVRESLMPWFREWVSIEQEATTLRSFQPLVVPGLLQTEAYARALYEGAAQLAGEEIEQPLAARLARQAVLNRPGPPQFVAVLDYTVLERPVGGPEVMREQLRHLADVGRRPRVHLHVVPRGTGAYPGLNGAFVLATPPDGDDVGYLDNQLQGTIVERTVDVNSLRQIWESVRAEAMPHGATLAAISEAAEQWT
- a CDS encoding ABC transporter ATP-binding protein produces the protein MTTVALKDVTKVFQDGTVAVDTINLDVNDGEFMVLLGPSGCGKSTVLRMVAGLEDPTSGAVMLGGEVANDLPPRDRKIAMVFQDFALYPHMTVGDNIGFPLRLSGVEPGPRGERIQDVASALGIGDVLGRKPSQLSGGQRQRVAMGRAIVRRPGLFLMDEPLSNLDSGLRAELRAEISGLTRELGVTTIYVTHDQAEALTMADRVAIMRKGVLQDVGNPTQVYGRPATLYVAAFLGSPRMNLLEASVYVHLDRYVALNLGEQALYLPWDDIRSRAVAHYHGERIVVGMRAEALTPVAPDTAGDVLHGRIRYLEHHGHESLAFLDIGATAIVVDEMGTPAENAASGQRGLRRFGQVMQRLAGRAADAPVSAAPSGGGSRTSVLPDPGRHHRRPAELAVRLAPYPAVSAGHPLAVQVRMDALHFFDERGDRIDVGWR